In the Paraflavitalea devenefica genome, one interval contains:
- the secA gene encoding preprotein translocase subunit SecA, whose product MLGFLSKMFGGSKSEKDIKTIQPIVQQINQHFAAFQSLSNDQLRNKTQEFRQRIKAHLQKIDDEIAGLNKQAEELPFSDINGKDVIYQEVDKLIKDRDKQIEVVLKELLPEAFAVVKETARRFKENTELVATATQLDRDLSVKKDYIRIEGDKSIFNNTWNAGGAPITWNMVHYDVQLIGGTVLHEGKISEMATGEGKTLVSTLPAYVNALAGEGVHIVTVNDYLAKRDSEWNGTIFEWLGLTVDCIDKHQPNSADRRKAYQADITYGTNNEFGFDYLRDNMVHTPEEMVQRKHHFAMVDEVDSVLIDDARTPLIISGPVPRGDDQQYHILKSRVERLVDMQKQVTNKYLNEAKKLFAEGDDEPKSGGLALMRAYRGLPKNSALIKFLSESGVRVKLQKSENYYLADQQKQMPVVDQELYFHIDEKNNQVELTDKGIQAITKSGEDPEFFVLPDIGVQLAEIEKEELDSEEKLQRKEAVLNDYTIKADRIHTVQQLLKAYTLFDKDVEYVVMEGAVKIVDEQTGRILDGRRYSDGLHQAIEAKENVKIEAATQTYATITLQNYFRMYHKLAGMTGTAITEAGEFWDIYKLDVVTIPTNVTAIRKDHEDLVYKTKREKYKAVIDEIEQLRNAGRPVLVGTTSVEVSELLSKMMAGKKIPHNVLNAKQHAREAQVVAEAGLAGAITIATNMAGRGTDIKLGPGVKEAGGLAIIGTERHESRRVDRQLRGRAGRQGDPGTSQFYVSLEDELMRLFGSERIASIMDRFGYKEGEVIQHSMVTKSIERAQKKVEENNFGIRKRLLEYDDVMNKQRNVIYKKRNHALFGDRLALDLDNAFYIVAEGLISSFQEQDDYEGFKMAAIVNFGIDSAITEEEFKKSNPNQLADQLYNEAVTRYQRKLAEVQQQAVPVFKNIRTTQGSHIENVVVPFTDGKKGMQVLANLNKTVETSGRELTNALERQITLAIIDDAWKEHLRAMDDLKQSVQTAYLEQKDPLVIYKITAFDLFKRMDSDVNKDIISFLCHANIPVEQQNGQQIREGREEKTDMSRMQANKEDIERRGDDYAANENDYYDPSPVKQEPVRVGPKVGRNDPCPCGSGKKFKNCHGKDA is encoded by the coding sequence ATGTTAGGTTTTTTATCTAAAATGTTCGGAGGCAGCAAGTCGGAGAAGGATATTAAAACTATCCAGCCCATCGTGCAGCAGATCAATCAGCACTTTGCTGCTTTCCAGTCCCTGAGCAATGACCAGTTAAGGAATAAAACACAGGAATTCCGTCAGCGCATAAAAGCCCACCTGCAAAAGATTGACGACGAAATTGCCGGGCTGAATAAGCAGGCTGAGGAACTCCCTTTCAGTGATATTAATGGCAAAGACGTTATTTACCAGGAGGTAGATAAGCTGATCAAAGACCGTGACAAGCAGATAGAAGTAGTATTGAAAGAATTGCTGCCCGAAGCTTTTGCTGTGGTCAAAGAAACCGCCCGCCGCTTCAAGGAGAATACAGAGCTCGTAGCCACCGCCACTCAGCTGGACCGCGACCTGAGCGTGAAGAAAGACTATATCCGTATTGAAGGCGATAAATCCATTTTCAACAATACCTGGAATGCCGGCGGCGCCCCCATTACCTGGAACATGGTGCACTATGATGTGCAGCTTATTGGTGGTACGGTATTGCATGAAGGGAAGATCTCCGAAATGGCCACCGGTGAAGGTAAGACCCTCGTATCTACCCTGCCTGCCTATGTAAATGCATTGGCCGGGGAAGGCGTGCACATTGTAACCGTGAACGATTACCTCGCCAAACGTGACTCCGAATGGAACGGGACCATTTTTGAATGGCTGGGCCTTACAGTAGATTGTATTGACAAGCACCAACCCAATAGTGCCGACAGGCGCAAGGCTTACCAGGCCGATATCACCTACGGTACCAATAACGAATTTGGTTTTGACTACCTGCGCGATAACATGGTGCATACACCGGAAGAAATGGTGCAGCGCAAACACCATTTCGCCATGGTGGATGAGGTGGATAGCGTATTGATCGACGATGCCCGTACGCCGCTGATCATTTCAGGTCCTGTACCCCGTGGCGATGATCAGCAATACCATATACTCAAGAGCCGGGTGGAAAGACTGGTAGACATGCAAAAGCAGGTAACCAACAAATACCTGAACGAGGCTAAAAAGTTATTCGCCGAGGGAGATGATGAACCCAAAAGCGGCGGTCTGGCCCTGATGCGCGCCTACCGTGGCTTACCCAAAAACAGCGCCCTGATCAAATTCCTGAGCGAGTCGGGTGTACGGGTGAAGCTGCAAAAATCAGAGAACTATTACCTGGCCGACCAGCAGAAGCAAATGCCTGTGGTAGACCAGGAATTGTATTTCCATATTGACGAAAAGAATAACCAGGTAGAATTGACCGACAAAGGTATCCAGGCAATCACCAAATCCGGTGAAGATCCTGAGTTCTTTGTACTGCCGGATATTGGTGTGCAACTGGCAGAGATCGAAAAAGAAGAGCTGGACAGTGAAGAAAAGCTGCAACGCAAGGAAGCTGTACTGAATGACTATACTATTAAGGCCGACCGTATCCATACGGTACAGCAGTTATTGAAAGCCTATACCCTGTTTGATAAAGATGTAGAATATGTGGTGATGGAAGGGGCGGTAAAGATCGTTGATGAACAAACGGGTCGTATACTGGATGGCCGCCGTTACAGCGACGGTTTACACCAGGCCATTGAAGCCAAGGAAAACGTGAAGATCGAAGCCGCTACACAAACCTACGCTACCATTACCTTACAGAACTACTTCCGTATGTACCATAAGCTGGCCGGTATGACCGGTACAGCGATCACAGAAGCCGGTGAGTTCTGGGATATTTACAAACTGGATGTGGTAACCATTCCTACCAACGTAACCGCCATCCGCAAAGACCATGAAGACCTGGTATATAAAACCAAGCGTGAAAAGTACAAAGCCGTTATTGATGAGATCGAACAACTGCGTAATGCAGGCCGCCCGGTACTGGTAGGTACCACTTCTGTAGAGGTGAGTGAATTGCTGAGTAAGATGATGGCGGGTAAAAAGATTCCCCACAACGTATTGAACGCAAAACAACACGCCCGTGAGGCGCAGGTAGTGGCCGAAGCTGGCCTGGCCGGCGCTATCACCATTGCCACCAACATGGCGGGTCGTGGTACGGATATCAAGCTGGGGCCTGGCGTGAAAGAAGCCGGTGGTTTGGCCATTATTGGTACCGAACGCCATGAAAGCCGTCGTGTAGACAGGCAGTTGCGTGGCCGTGCAGGCCGTCAGGGCGATCCCGGTACTTCCCAGTTCTATGTATCACTGGAAGATGAGCTCATGCGTTTATTTGGCAGTGAGCGCATCGCTTCCATCATGGACCGCTTTGGTTATAAGGAAGGCGAAGTGATCCAGCACAGCATGGTGACCAAGAGCATTGAACGCGCACAGAAGAAAGTAGAAGAGAACAACTTCGGTATCCGTAAGCGTTTGCTGGAATATGATGATGTGATGAACAAACAGCGGAACGTGATCTATAAGAAACGTAACCACGCCTTGTTTGGAGACCGCCTGGCGCTTGACCTTGATAACGCCTTCTATATTGTAGCAGAAGGATTGATCAGCTCATTCCAGGAGCAGGATGACTATGAGGGCTTCAAAATGGCAGCGATCGTCAACTTCGGTATAGACAGCGCCATCACAGAAGAAGAGTTCAAGAAAAGCAATCCCAACCAACTGGCCGACCAGCTTTACAATGAAGCCGTTACCCGCTACCAGCGGAAACTGGCCGAAGTACAGCAGCAGGCAGTACCGGTATTCAAAAATATCCGCACTACCCAGGGCAGCCACATCGAAAATGTGGTAGTACCCTTCACCGATGGCAAGAAAGGCATGCAGGTGCTGGCCAACCTGAATAAGACCGTTGAAACAAGTGGCCGCGAACTGACCAACGCCCTGGAACGCCAGATCACCTTAGCCATCATTGATGATGCCTGGAAAGAGCACCTGCGGGCCATGGACGATCTGAAACAAAGCGTACAGACAGCCTACCTGGAACAGAAAGACCCGCTGGTGATCTATAAGATCACGGCCTTTGACCTGTTCAAGCGTATGGACAGTGATGTAAATAAAGACATCATCAGCTTCCTGTGCCATGCCAACATACCTGTGGAGCAGCAGAACGGCCAGCAGATCAGGGAAGGACGTGAAGAGAAAACAGATATGAGCCGTATGCAGGCCAATAAGGAAGACATTGAGCGTCGTGGCGATGACTATGCAGCCAATGAAAATGATTATTATGATCCCTCCCCTGTTAAACAGGAGCCTGTACGTGTAGGCCCCAAGGTAGGACGTAATGATCCATGTCCCTGCGGCAGTGGCAAGAAGTTCAAGAACTGCCACGGTAAAGACGCATAA
- a CDS encoding c-type cytochrome, which translates to MKTLKKVLKWTGIVIVALILILVITVACRQNMKYEAPYPDIQASADSSIIARGRYLAYGPGHCADCHGAPESRELMLKGQEVPLSGGMPFKLPIANIYVRNITPDMETGIGKRTDKEIARLLRYGVRPDGTAGLDFMPFHNVTDEDLTAIISFLRTQKPVKHKVPDHEIFALGKVVNAFLIKPVGPSGEVPKSIPRDTSVAYGQYLANSIANCAGCHTNRDMMTGAPIGELFAGGLKMESAIDPENYSIFTPNLTPDSTGRLFGWSQEQFIKRFRQGRLIPHSVMPWPSYSRMSDDELKALYKFLQTLKPVKNVVKPGVIANKE; encoded by the coding sequence ATGAAGACGTTAAAGAAGGTCCTGAAATGGACAGGTATAGTCATTGTTGCCCTGATCCTCATTTTAGTCATCACAGTAGCCTGCCGGCAAAACATGAAATATGAAGCGCCTTATCCCGATATCCAGGCTTCTGCCGACAGCAGTATTATTGCCCGGGGCAGGTACCTGGCCTATGGGCCGGGACATTGTGCCGACTGTCATGGCGCACCGGAATCCCGGGAACTGATGCTGAAAGGACAGGAAGTGCCGCTGTCCGGCGGTATGCCTTTTAAACTCCCCATTGCCAATATTTATGTCAGGAACATTACGCCTGATATGGAAACCGGCATTGGTAAGCGAACAGATAAAGAAATTGCCCGCCTATTGCGCTATGGCGTAAGGCCTGATGGCACAGCCGGGCTGGATTTTATGCCTTTCCACAATGTTACCGATGAAGACCTTACCGCTATCATCTCCTTTTTACGAACCCAAAAACCGGTAAAACACAAGGTGCCAGACCACGAGATCTTTGCCCTGGGCAAAGTGGTGAACGCCTTCCTCATAAAACCCGTTGGTCCCAGTGGTGAAGTGCCCAAAAGCATTCCCCGCGACACTTCGGTTGCTTATGGCCAATACCTCGCAAACAGTATTGCCAACTGCGCAGGTTGCCATACCAACCGCGATATGATGACCGGCGCCCCCATCGGTGAACTTTTTGCCGGCGGTCTTAAAATGGAATCGGCCATAGACCCCGAAAACTATTCCATCTTCACGCCCAACCTTACGCCCGATTCTACCGGCAGGCTCTTTGGCTGGTCACAGGAACAATTTATCAAACGCTTCCGCCAGGGAAGGCTCATCCCCCACAGCGTAATGCCATGGCCTTCTTACTCCCGTATGAGTGATGATGAGCTGAAAGCCCTGTATAAGTTCCTTCAGACCCTGAAACCAGTTAAAAATGTAGTTAAACCAGGGGTAATAGCCAATAAGGAGTAA
- a CDS encoding XRE family transcriptional regulator, with protein sequence MAIAGKNLKYLRKLRGWTQEEFSNKLGIKRSLLGAYEEERADPRIEVLELVGEMFKLTLDELLLKDLGDTKGNYLAKRRAQKMAAGTNEIQLVPVKAAAGYLAGYADPEFLDELNTFTLPMLAPGSYRAFEIVGDSMLPTPSGSVIVGEKVDDVEDVKSNNTYIVISRNEGIVYKRVLKNTRTKNKLTLISDNVAYQPYNINEEDVIELWKATMVISKVNTQQRWDVNQLASVVSDLQEQVSKLKKKKAN encoded by the coding sequence ATGGCAATAGCTGGTAAAAACCTGAAGTATCTCCGCAAGTTGAGGGGGTGGACCCAGGAAGAGTTCTCCAATAAGCTGGGCATCAAACGATCTCTATTGGGCGCTTATGAGGAAGAAAGAGCGGACCCGCGTATTGAAGTGCTGGAATTGGTGGGGGAAATGTTTAAGCTCACCCTGGATGAACTGTTGCTGAAAGATCTTGGAGATACCAAAGGTAATTACCTGGCTAAGCGACGGGCGCAGAAAATGGCCGCCGGCACCAATGAGATTCAACTGGTACCGGTGAAAGCCGCCGCTGGCTACCTGGCTGGTTATGCTGACCCGGAGTTCCTGGATGAACTGAATACGTTCACGTTGCCGATGCTGGCACCGGGCTCTTACCGGGCTTTTGAAATTGTGGGTGATTCCATGTTGCCCACGCCCAGCGGCTCGGTGATCGTAGGGGAAAAAGTAGATGATGTGGAGGACGTGAAGAGCAATAATACCTATATCGTCATCTCCCGCAATGAAGGTATTGTGTACAAACGGGTGTTGAAAAATACACGCACTAAGAACAAGCTTACCCTCATCAGCGATAATGTAGCTTACCAGCCTTATAATATCAACGAGGAAGATGTGATTGAATTGTGGAAGGCTACTATGGTCATCAGTAAGGTCAATACACAACAACGCTGGGATGTGAACCAACTGGCCAGCGTGGTGAGCGACCTGCAGGAACAAGTGAGTAAGCTGAAGAAGAAGAAAGCGAATTAA
- a CDS encoding histone deacetylase family protein, producing the protein MSTSLLKIAYDPIYAHPLPEGHRFPMIKYELIPEQLLYEGSITTQNLFAPVPCPDEVVLWTHDAAYLEKLHQQTLSAKEQRHIGFPQSPALIQRELMITQGTIDCCHYAFEHGVAMNVAGGTHHAFADRGEGFCLLNDFAVAANYLLHHKLAQKILIIDLDVHQGNGTARLFEKEPRVFTFSMHGDHNYPFHKEKSDLDIALKDGTHDAIYLPLLENTLQTLINQLRPDFAFFLSGVDILSTDKFGKLQVTLPGCRRRDEIVFTMLRRHQIPCTVAMGGGYSPDVKTIVDAHCNTFRAALDVYF; encoded by the coding sequence ATGAGCACGTCCCTATTAAAGATCGCCTACGATCCCATTTATGCGCATCCCCTGCCCGAAGGCCACCGCTTCCCGATGATAAAATATGAACTCATCCCGGAGCAGTTGCTCTATGAAGGCAGTATCACCACACAAAACCTGTTTGCGCCAGTACCTTGTCCGGATGAAGTAGTATTGTGGACGCATGATGCGGCCTACCTGGAAAAGCTACACCAGCAAACACTCTCCGCCAAAGAGCAGCGGCATATCGGCTTTCCGCAATCACCGGCGCTTATACAACGGGAACTGATGATCACCCAGGGCACGATTGATTGCTGCCATTATGCTTTTGAACATGGCGTAGCCATGAATGTGGCCGGTGGCACCCACCATGCTTTTGCCGACCGCGGCGAAGGCTTTTGCTTACTGAATGATTTTGCAGTAGCGGCCAATTACCTTTTGCACCATAAGCTGGCGCAAAAGATATTGATCATTGATCTCGATGTGCACCAGGGCAATGGCACTGCGCGCCTCTTTGAAAAAGAGCCGCGGGTATTTACCTTCAGCATGCATGGAGATCATAACTATCCCTTCCACAAAGAGAAGAGCGACCTGGACATTGCCCTGAAAGATGGCACCCATGATGCCATCTACCTGCCCCTGCTGGAAAATACCCTGCAAACATTGATCAATCAGTTGCGGCCAGATTTTGCATTCTTCCTGTCGGGCGTAGATATCCTGTCTACTGATAAGTTTGGCAAGCTGCAGGTTACATTACCCGGTTGCCGCAGAAGGGATGAGATTGTATTCACTATGTTACGCCGCCACCAGATTCCCTGCACCGTAGCCATGGGCGGCGGTTATTCGCCAGATGTAAAGACGATCGTAGACGCCCATTGTAATACCTTCCGGGCAGCTCTGGATGTTTATTTTTAG